A genome region from Alicyclobacillus acidocaldarius subsp. acidocaldarius DSM 446 includes the following:
- a CDS encoding VOC family protein, giving the protein MAMMKLEHVGIMVSELERSMAFYTDVLGMELVGTLDHNTPGIRLAFLSYPGQTAQLELIEGYADRLPDEGQVHHVAITVDDIEAEVARLRAKGVRFLDEAITTLRNGARYIFFAGPDGERLELFQPPRG; this is encoded by the coding sequence ATGGCGATGATGAAGTTGGAACACGTGGGCATCATGGTGTCCGAGCTGGAACGCTCGATGGCCTTTTACACCGACGTGCTCGGCATGGAACTCGTCGGCACGCTCGATCACAACACGCCAGGGATCCGGCTCGCGTTTCTGTCGTATCCCGGGCAGACTGCGCAGCTTGAGCTCATCGAGGGCTACGCGGATCGGCTGCCGGACGAGGGGCAGGTGCATCACGTGGCCATCACGGTCGACGACATCGAAGCCGAGGTGGCTCGGCTTCGCGCGAAGGGCGTGCGCTTTCTGGACGAGGCCATCACGACGCTCCGAAACGGCGCTCGATACATCTTCTTCGCGGGTCCTGACGGTGAGCGGTTGGAGCTGTTCCAGCCGCCGCGCGGTTGA